Sequence from the Prunus persica cultivar Lovell chromosome G5, Prunus_persica_NCBIv2, whole genome shotgun sequence genome:
GAAGAATAATAAGATTCATGAATGGGAAGAATTATTAACTCAAGCCCACCATGTCAAGACAGAACGAACCTTTTACATGCGTTGTCCTCCTCATGTTGTGTATGTGTTGTACCTGTTGCTAATTGAACTGTGAAGTGTTCATCTTATCCACATATACGTTAACAAATATGAACCCGCAAATTTTGAACCGTCAGTAATAATCAGAGCTTATAATATAAACCAAGTATTTGTAGTGTAGGACCTTATATATTTGGTGTAAAATATAACCTGTAGTGTAGGACATGATCCAACGGCCTCAGAGCCTTGAGGTGTGGCTGGGAGGTGGAGGTTGACAAGGTGGTGGGTGGTTGTTGGAGAGAGAGCAGATAGAATGGTGGTGGCGGctgggattggattggatggtgttgtcttgttttttttaatttctttttattttgaggatctcatttttatttatgtagtttttatatatttatttttaaaattgaattcaattatttatatattagttttttgaatttttttaaccaTAAATTAACGGATTGGACCACATTGCCTAACAGTACTAAACACAATGACTaataaattggccaaattgtAAACATGGagactaaattggccaacaCTTTAAGACACAGAGACCATCTTGACATTTAAGTCTAAAATATATCTGACTCTTCATTATAACCATTAATAAAGAACATAAGAGGGTTTAGAACACCCAACTTTTAATGcttttgaaattgattttggatttttttttataaaaataagcGATAGTTTAGTAGAATGGAAACAATGTTACAAAGAAAtgaatttgtctttaaaattttgaagataaggTGGGTGAGAAACTAGAGTGTACATAGCAACACTCAATGAAAAAGGAATGAAGAACGtgatgctaaaatatgaaaactatgagagaatatttgtttctgagaattttctgtgtattcttctccttgtaagaggtcatatttataatacaacgaaacctgaatgggcaagtaaataataaattcctaaatctatttacagtaggaaatcaggaattaaagtaaatcaattacaattataataggaattcttggtgtgtaaggaaagtaagtcaatatccacaagtcacgccaacactccccctcacgttggtgcatagatgtcgccaatgcccaactgatctagtgaattgtgaaatgctttactggaaattgcctttgtcaaaatatccgctaattgatcctcggatttcacaaaaggaaactaaaacactttagcctcaagattctgtttgatgaagtgtcgatccacctcaacatgtttagtacgatcatgttgaaccggattctgtgtAATGGCTATAGCaaccttgttgtcacaaaagagattcattgtagatgtaggtttatacccaagttcagtaagcaactttcttaaccaaagaagttcacaaatccctttagtcatgcctctgaactcggcttctgcactggataaagctactacattctgtttcttgcttctccttgtcaccaaattacctcccacgaatgtgaagtaacctgATGTgaattttctatctgttacattacctgcccaatctgcatctgaataaccatcgatatttagatgaccatgctttgagaacataagtccttttctaggtgcagacttcaaatatctaagtatccgaagaactgcattcatgtggtcttcgcttggagagtgcataaattgactaaCAAAGCTCactgcataagcaatgtctggtcgagtatgtgacaaatagatcaatcttcccactaacctttggtatctttctttgttagttggaacttgatccggatattctccaagatgatgattctgaacaataagagtgtccgcaggtttacaatctagcattcttgtgtctgtcaacaagtctaagacatatttcctttgagagagaaatatgcttTGCTGcaatcgagccacctcaattctcaagaaatacttgagtccacctagatccttcatctcaaactccgtagccaaatagtcttgtagctgtgatatttcttgtttatcattcccagtaataatcatatcatcaacatagattattaatattgttaccttcccttttcgatgtttcaagaacagagtatgatctgagttgcactgtttgaaaccattgttcttcattgccatggtgaaccgtccaaaccatgcacgtggtgactgtttcaatccatacaatgcttttcgtaacctgcaaactattccagtctgagtagtattatatccacgaggaatgtccatgtacacctcctccgtgagttcgccatgtagaaaagctttctttacatcaaattggtgtagtggccaatccaaattagctgcaagggacaataagactctgacggtgtttaacttttcaactggagcaaaggtttcttcatagtctataccataggtctgtgtgtacacttttgccacaagtcttgccttgtatcacTCGATaaatccatctgcattgtgttttatagtaaacacccatctatacccgatagtcttttttcctcagGGTATAGTCttcaatgtccaagtctgatttttctcaagggctttcatctcctcttttatagtttggacccacttaggatctttcaatgcttcagagaccttggttggaatatggatagcagacaactgatgcacaaaagccttgagtggttcagacagcttcttagtggatacatgatttgcaattggatacttggatgtcttgccaatatcaggtgaataacggtttcctggcttcccacgattttgcctgaaaggtaattgatatccaatagttttatcatctaaatgcacaagtctagtagaagtagttacctcaaggatattctcaggagattggtctgttggtactgttgagttagaggaGGGGtattcatcttgttgttctgtattgtatgtaggtgtgagactcggatcagaaatatcttcgcatggatcaggtgggtcaggcaattgatctCTATGAGTGGGCAATTGGTCGCTTTTcgacagagagtaatctcgtgctccagactcaggatgatcaatcatttccgtacagaggagaatttctttattttccaagttgctccaattctgctcgtcacttcgtatctccccctgaagcgtagaattggatgatgggtcatggaagaacagctcagattccagaaagttcacatccaaagtgaaaTAGGTTTGTTGGGTATAagggtgataacagcggtaGCCTTTCTAATGAGtagcataacccacaaaaacacaacgaagctcacatggatcaagtttgctacgttgatttttgtggagatgaacgaaagccacacatccaaagattcggggtgtgagtaccaaaacagaaggcagaggtctgtgttgtgcaagcacctgtaagggagttttaaaaGTCAGtacaccagaaggcatgcggttgatcagaTGAGCTGCgttgacaatagcatcatcccaatgatggcgaggaacataagcgccaatcagaagtgcttgggcggtttcaagaagatgtcgattctttcgttcagcaacaccattttatTGCagtgtctgaggacaagtcgtctcatggataattccatgttgttggaagtaagtctgaaagtcatgattgacaaattctccaccattgtctgagcgaagaatctggatttgagcattaaactgaattttcatatatttgtagaaggactgaaaacaggaaaacacttcatttttattcttcagtaaataaagccatgtcatccgtgtacaatcatcgatgaatgtgacaaaccatcgaacaccagaatgagcagtgataggagaaggtccccagacatcagagtgaattaaagtaaatggagtagtacacttgttcgtactcaacgggtagggcacacggtgactcttggccaaaatacaagtatcacatgtgaagtcggagtcattgaaacctgagaataaatctggtataagatgcttcatataactaaaagacggatgtcccaatcgactgtgccacaaccagatttacttttgtttgctattAAAGGGATGTGTCGCACTGTTAGCCacgccgggactgaagtcatcgacataatatagcccccctctcttaataccacgaccaagaatctccttagtgcGAATATCCTGAAGTAAACAAAAACCCGGGTAAAtaagtacacaacaattcaattgttcagtaagctgactaactgacaacaatttagtggataaagatggaacaagtaaagtattagacagtgtgagagaggatgagagtgtaACAATGCCAGCCCCTatcacaggataagtaacaccattggcatttgcaatacaggttcgtcgaggttgtgtagtattcaaaaaaatcatcaagatcaaacgtcatatgatcagttgcaccagaatcaattatccagctcctggaatcaatcttatcaGAAGTATagaatccataaccagtaccattactggtcatattgcattgtcctcaatCTGTAATagtagcccaccaattggggtagccatgcgatttaaaacaagtctcacaagtgtgtctcggatTACCACAATATGCGTAAtctggtccatgtgtcggggtcgttagtctagaagtcataatctgggCAGCGGAAGATGTATAGGATACatgttgagtaggaatttggatcggaatctgagcctgagtcggggccggagtcggagtcgaaatcgggatcagggtctgaatcagagacaaattcggggttggggtcatcatcggagtgggggtcggggtcggggtcggggtagtcaaaagaggatcctgattctggatcgagttcggggtcaaagtctgcatctgtaggagcgaAGCTATCTGGACACTAAACTGaacgatggttggttgagaatgagagaaggagtcggtggtgctacctccatcagggttgaaaaaatcagcaacccccatagcagcggcgggggtttgaaactagagtcagcaattccaagatcgccgctctgataccatgctaaaatatgaaaactatgagagaatatttgtttgtgggaattttttgtgtattcttctccttgtaggaggccatatttataatacaacgaaacctgaataggcaagtaaataataaattcctaaatctatttacagtaggaaatcatgaattaaagtaaatcaattacaattataataggaattcttggtgtgtaagggaagtaagtcaatatctacaagtcacgccaacacgtGAATCATTCAAAACGCatgagaaattgaagaataATTTGAATCACTAATAATCCAAATCTTTTCCATGCGTGGTCCTTATGCTTTATATCCGTGGCACCGTCTATCAATTTGACTGGATTGTgtgaaatggaaaagaaaagtggcACAAGTAACCTTTTGTGGCACCGTCTATCAATTGATGTCAAGCCCCAGAAGCTCAAACACgtctataaatatatacctGTCTATCATAAGTGTAGTACTtgtgcttttattttaaagtttacaaaattttctttggtaGGTTTTCAAGCCCACTCACTTGTGCAATGATTTCCCCATCCGCCCTCCTATTTCAGGTGAACCGTTTGAAGCCAGAACTTATAACACCGGCGAAGCCAACACCTCATGAAACAAAGCCAGAACTGAATTTACCACTTATTTgtatctttaaaaataaaaataaaaatattaaaaaaacataaaaaggaaaaaggaaaattaatttcCCAGCAACCAGCAGGTTGAACGACGAAGGCCCTTCCACCACCTTACTGCTATGGAAATCTGTCACTGCCAAGTTCCTCAAAGACTTATTGGCTTATTGGCCTCCGTATGAAGCCTATATTGCCATAGAGGATTCAGTGTATTCATCAATACCATAAACCCACCTCCTTTTAGATCCTCAATCTATTTCATTGAAACCTACATTGATGGAGAGAGAAGATCAACCATGGCAATTATTATGTCTACGAGATGATGACTCTGAAGCCTCCTTTTAATGTTCAAGGTTGTGTTGCGAAGGTGTGGGGAAGGGCAGAGCGAATTAGGGGCTAATAGATGGGGAGTTGGGGTTAGGAGATACCATGTAAGGGCTGAGAACAATGTGCAGAGAGAGGGagacaagaaaaacaatttaaacattaaaattttttaaagaaaatatttcatttattattttttcacatCTGGCCCTTGCGTGGCATATATTTCAGCAAAGAAATGGGTCGCATTGATGCCACATCAGCATTTTTAACTGGATTTTTGACGGACTTGACAGTGCTgagaaaagtgaaatacaaaacattgGTTAAAGGAGTAAAGTAGGTCCCTTTAAATTTCATGGTGTAATGCGAGATTTTATCATAGTTTCAGCTTCAGGGACACTAtagtaattaagaaaaatgaatgaagAACATGAACCATTTAAAACGCatgagaaattgaagaataATAAGATTCATGAATGGGAATAATTATTAACTCGAGCCCACCATGTCAAGACAGAACGAACATTTTACATGCGCTGTCCTCCTCATGTTTTGTATGTGTTGTACCTGTTGCTAATTGAACTGTGAAGTGTTCATCTTATACACATATACGTTAACAAATATGAGGACGACATATACCCGCAAATTTTGAACTGTCAGCAATGTGGTCCAACCCGTTAAATTCACGGTTTAACAAACATTATCcacttttttttgtcttttaaaaacataaaaacttttattaaaattaataaaaatatttgaattaatttaaaaatattaacttACTCTTagggccagtttggcattgctgtgctgtgaaaataatcgctgtcagatttgctgtgagagaaatcagctgtgagaaaaagcagtttggcgtttggtaaaattttgttaaaagtattgttggtattgattttatgcataatcaaaaaatgattgccgcataatcattaaacccagcgcctcttcaaaactgattcctgcataatcaaaaaatgaaagcagctaattagctgctttcccttatagctttctctcacagcaatttttaacaataagtgattttctcacagtTTACCAAATGGGTTGGgcttctcaaaatttttaaaaaaatcacttattaccccaaataagcaatgccaaacgggCACTTAATTTCGGGCTGATTGATGAAGTCCTTCTATAActacaaatattttaaaagattaCATAATTTTCAGTTCAAAAAACGAACTTAACATTGTTTCTCTTTGACAAATTGGAAGCTTTAGCACAGAGCTATTTCTGGTTCACAATGACAGAACATGATCCAACGGCTTCGGAGCCTTGAGGTGTGGCTGGGAGGTGGAGTTTGACAGGGTGGTGGGTGGttgttggagagagagagagaagatagaATGGTGGCGGCGGCTGGGATTGGATGGTGTtgtcttgtttttttatttctttttattttgtggatctcatttttatttatgtagttcttagtttttatttttaaaattgaattcaattatttatattagttttttgaaagttttttaaCCGTAGATTAACAGATTGGACTACATTGCCTAACAGTTTTAAACACAATAACTaataaattggccaaattgaaaacacagagactaaattggccaacaCTGTAAGACACAGGGACCATCTTGACATTTAAGCCTAAAATATATCTAACTCTTCATTATAACCATTAATAAAGAACATAAGAGGGTTTAGAACACCCAACTTTTAATGCttttgagaagaaaattgattttggatttttttttaaaaaagcaatCTTTAAAATTCTCAAGATAAGGTGACTGAGGAAATGAATTACGAGTGtaaatagcagcactcaatTAATGAAAAAGGAATGAAGAACGTGAATCATTCAAAACGCatgagaaattgaagaataATTTGAATCACTAATAATCCAAATCTTTTCCATGCGTGGtccttattttttatatttgtggCATGGAAAAGAATTTGAATCACTATCAATTTGACTGGATTGTgtgaaatggaaaagaaaagtggcACTAGTATAGTAACCTTTTGTGGCACCGTCTATCAATTGATGTCAAGCCACAGAACCACAAACACGTCTATAAATACTTACCGGTCTATCATAAGTGTAGTACTtgtgcttttattttaaagttttcaaaattttctttggtaGGTTTTCAAGCCCACTCACTTGTGCAATGATTTCCCCATCCGCCCTCCTATTTCAGGTGAACCGTTTGAAGGCAGAACTTATAACACCGGCGAAGCCAACACCTCATGAGACAAAGCTACTCTCTAATATTGATGACCAGGAAAGCCTTAGGTTTCAGGTTTCAGTCATAATGTCTTACAAGAACAATCCTTCAATGAAAGGAAACGATGCCGTTGAGGTGATCAGGGAAGCATTGAGTCGGGCACTCGTGTATTACTACCCTTTGGCTGGCAGGCTCAGGGAAGGACCTAATAGGAAGCTTATGGTGGAGTGCAATGGAGAAGGTGTCTTGTTCATAGAGGCTAATGCTGACGTCACGCTTGCGCAACTTGGGGACACCATTGCACCCCCTTCTCCATTCTTAGAGGAGTTTCTTTATAATGTTCCAGGCTCTGATGGGATTCTTGGTTGCCCTCTGTTGCTGATTCAGGTGAGTATTTGTTAGTTAACTGCATGTTAATTAGTAtctgtttttgaatttcttggTGGATCTTGGCCCTTCTATACAATGAAAGTTTCTGATTGCTGGAATTTACTTCCATGGAATCTTTGCCTGTCCACTACTGTTAATTTGTACCATATTGGTCCCAAATAAAACCATCTACTGACTTCTAAGATTGTACAAATGGTGAGAAATATCAGGTGAGttaaaacaaagtttgatatacaaaaaactaataaaaaatatctAGCCTCATAGTTCTCAAGTACTATATGTTGCTCTGAGTTGTTGTCTCTTCCAACGGGAAAAAAGATAGTTGGATCTAGGTGGATATCTTTACCATAAAAAAAGAGCAATAGCAACCTTTTGTCACTAACTAATTGGTATTGGTTACAATTGAATGGTTGGTCAATGCTTTTGTTTACTTATCACTATTATTTGTGATTAATTTCTCACATTTGAATACTTTGGTGACAGTTgacttaaatataataaatataaaactaATTATTGTGATTAACACCGAAACAGTAATTTTTcatgattaatatttgattagAGCCTTTGCTAATAATTGTAATCCAATAAAATATTCGGGGGATTACCCAACCTctcgttctctctcctcaaccTCTCGTCTCCTACTCCTCAAACAAATCGAAACTtactccttttcttttgtaagcTCTTCTCTCCCAAAACAATCCCTTTCTCGTCTGATTAGTCGTACCAAATTTTATAACATTTGAATTAGCAAAAGTATTTTCTTGAATATGAGTTAGTCGTACCAAATTTTTAAGCTAGTGGCTTCCCATCGAGAAAGCTCTACCTTCATGATTCTATTACTTCCTAAGTTTTAATGAATAATTGATTTTctataataaaagaaacaaacaaaaagaaaaaaaaaactcaactcTCATATACAAATTTGAACTCAAACGTATCTTTAAACTAGAAATTGAGTACCAATAGAAGTCAAACGTATATACAAGTAAAAATGTTAGGACACCAAAATTATACACCAAAATTGAATTCCGAATGAGAGGTGGCATTAGCCACATCATCAgattttcaattaaatttgaCACATGGTTAATCTATTTTATcactaaaatttaaaaactaattTGTGATTTAACCTAAAAATTCACCACTACAAAACGCCCATGTTTTATTAACACTCCTCCGTTGTTCCGCCGGCTGAACTGCCCTttactaattttattttcttattctaACCCCAAGTataatcaacaaaataaactTCAATATGTACACCCATCAAATACGGGATTTATAGAAAGGATTTCATTGAAACTCAATGTCATTATTCGAGGTTTTGGGATCCTGCCTTTGAAACTGGAAAGCCCACATGTTCGCCCATAAAAGAAGGGACATTTTTGCTACGAGGATTATATGATCCAAGGTCGGCCTCGTATTTATTTCATGATTAATTTGGATACCTGGTGGTCTAGAGTGGTGAGGAGCAACGCAGTAGGCGGCAGGCACGACGGAGGGAGGATTGGTGGTTGTAAGTAAAACACGAGTATTCTGAAGTGGTGGCTTTTCAGTTAACTCATAaattagtttttaaatttttttgtctaaataaataaattaatgattAGCACATGtctcaattttaattaaaatctGATGATGTATAAATTTGGTGTCCCTAGCAGTACTCATATACAAGACCCTTGCTGAATTTATTATACAGGTAACCCGTCTTTCATGTGGAGGTTTTATACTTGCATTGCGCCTAAATCACACAATGTGTGACGCAGCTGGGCTTCTCCAGTTCTTGAACGCCGTTGGGGAGATGGCACAAGGCGCACAAGCGCCATCTACTACACCAGTGTGGGAGCGAGAGCTCTTGGGTGCTCGAGATCCGCCACGAATTACCTGTGCGCATCATGAATATGAAGAAGGGATTGATGCTCAAGGCTCATTTCCAAGCACTAACAAGCCAAACATGGTCCAACGATCTTTCTATTTTGGGTCCAAGGAGATAAAGGCCATTCGGAATCATATTCCACCGCAGTTATCAACCTGCACtacatttgatttgataaCAGCTTGTTTGTGGAAATGCCGCACACTTGCACTTAGAATGAATCCAAAACAAGTTGTTCGCCTTTCATGCTTAGTCAGTGCACGCGGTAAGCGCCACAATGTACGTCTTCCCTTGGGATATTATGGCAATGCGGTTGCATTTCCTGCTGCAGTTTCAGAGGCTAAAGATGTATGTACAAATCCATTGGGATATGCTTTGGAGTTGGTAATGAAGGCAAAAGCTACAGTGAATGAAGAGTACATGAGATCAGTCGCAGATCTTATGGAAATAAGAGGACGACTACCAAAATATCCATTGACAGGAAACTTCATAGTTTCCGATACATCGCGTGCAGGTTTTGGAGAGGTCAGTTTTGGTTGGGGCAAGCCGGTATTTGGTGGACCTGCGAAGGCCTTGGATTTGATTAGCTTCTATGTTCAACACAAATGCAACAATGAGGAGGGGGTATTGGTACCAATATGCTTGCCATTATCGGACATGGAGAGATTTCAGCAGGAGCTCGAGAGGATGACTGTGGAGACTGTGCAGACTATGGAGGATATATATGACACAAAATCAGCTAAGATCGTGTCAAGGATGTAAcaaattttctcaaattttacaTTTCTAGTGTGATGTCAATTGATTTCGGAATGTACCATAAACATTAGATGCAAAGGcttatgtgtgtgtatatgcaTAGCCGCTTCTCTTTTATGTGCTATCTCATGTCAGGTTATTGTTATTTTCGTGCATATGTATGCTTGACTTTTTCTATGAGCTTTATTCCAACAAAAACTATTGGGGTTGTAGTTGGATGACCATTTTTGGAGTGAAGTTAGCGAGATCAAACTTTCTCCACCGCTGGTCGCGGCTGCATGGCCAACCCCTCTCCGGTCAGCCCCATCACTACCACTAGCAACCAGCAGGCTAAACGACGAAGGCCCTTCCCCCAACTTACTGCCATGGAAATCTATCACTGCCAAATTCCTAAAGACTTATTTGCTTATTGGCATTCGTATGAAGCCTATACTGCCATAGAGGATTCAGTTTATTCTTCAATACCATAAACCCACCTCCTGTTAGATCCTCAATCTATGTCATTGAACCCtacattgagagagagagagagagagagagagagagagagagagagagagagagagagagagagagagaagatcaACCATGGCAATTATTAGGTATACTAGATGATGATTCTCAAGCCTCCTTTTAATGTTCAAGGTTGTGTTGAGAAATTGTAAGGTAAAGAGATATGAAAGATGGGGAAAAAAGGAAGATGAGCCACAACCATGACTGGCCGTTGGGGTGGGGGGACTTGTCGGCGAGGAAGGGTTGGGGctgctattttttttctttaagttttgtatttttatttttttaagttgaCAATGTAAAAATAAACTTTCAAATCCAGCTGGATAaagagttttaatt
This genomic interval carries:
- the LOC18776970 gene encoding methanol O-anthraniloyltransferase, producing the protein MISPSALLFQVNRLKAELITPAKPTPHETKLLSNIDDQESLRFQVSVIMSYKNNPSMKGNDAVEVIREALSRALVYYYPLAGRLREGPNRKLMVECNGEGVLFIEANADVTLAQLGDTIAPPSPFLEEFLYNVPGSDGILGCPLLLIQVTRLSCGGFILALRLNHTMCDAAGLLQFLNAVGEMAQGAQAPSTTPVWERELLGARDPPRITCAHHEYEEGIDAQGSFPSTNKPNMVQRSFYFGSKEIKAIRNHIPPQLSTCTTFDLITACLWKCRTLALRMNPKQVVRLSCLVSARGKRHNVRLPLGYYGNAVAFPAAVSEAKDVCTNPLGYALELVMKAKATVNEEYMRSVADLMEIRGRLPKYPLTGNFIVSDTSRAGFGEVSFGWGKPVFGGPAKALDLISFYVQHKCNNEEGVLVPICLPLSDMERFQQELERMTVETVQTMEDIYDTKSAKIVSRM